The Microbacterium sp. KUDC0406 genome includes a window with the following:
- a CDS encoding LGFP repeat-containing protein translates to MLGRTSRGTSAPRISRILTAGLAAAALALSVLVPATAASAAPVNGPAKTSLAGFSAGNIISDAVFTSKNTMTEAQIQAFFNSKVKTCQKGYTCLKDFRMTSVTRPADAYCKGYTGAANESAARIIYRVSQACNINPQVLIVMLQKEQGLVTHTWPSDWRYSAALGQGCPDTAPCDPKFVGFFHQIYGAARQMQIYMEGKYFAWYAPGKTWNILYNPNKACGTSPVHVANKATSALYYYTPYQPNAAALKAGYGTGDSCSAYGNRNFYNYFTDWFGSTQKPASVLNPLNDIGDLYAHLGNATGVLGKATNSPACTSSTARCTVTYANGIITWTKALGALTVYGPVYKQYVAQGGLGGSLGYPKETPKAVTDPNGDGIAQQFDRGWIHQSAAGTFASTTRTMTAYSAAGWLRGYLGWPTSREVCTAASCVQDFAGGLIGAFTGKPAFAVSKTTSKSIDALYTKQGGSTGKLGARAADRQLVDDPHGDGLAQKYQKGWIHASDRGTFSSSSAIMTGYSNAGWLRGFLGWPTAAEQTVTDPNGNGAAQAFEGGWIHSSSKGVFSSSARIMAAFSAAGWVRGALGWPTSAEICTGASCTQTFSGGIISFAGKDAAKTAVGVTPAAIAKAHTAAGGDKGALGRAANAVQIVADGHGGGLARKFAGGWIHSSAAGTFSSSTPIMTAYSAAGWLRGSLGWPTSKESCSGTYCSQSFQGGVIAYTKGKAAVVLTGVAPGAIDTAYKASGGSTGPMGAAAAQVQVVKDPHGNGLARKFAKGWIHASKSGAFTSSTRIMTEYSAAGWLRGHLGWPVAAEQSVKDSNGNGVAQQFENGWIHSSDKGTFTTSDRIMTAYSSSGWVRGALGWPTSAEICTGASCTQAFSGGIIAYSGKSAAQAATGVTAAAIAKAHTAAGGDRGALGKASKAVQIVADPRGGGMARQFAGGWIHSSAKGTFSSSTTIMTAYSKAGWLRGKLGWPTGAETCTSSTCTQQFTGGTISYVKGKPATVTYR, encoded by the coding sequence ATGTTGGGCCGGACTTCACGGGGCACCAGTGCGCCTCGCATCAGCAGAATCCTCACCGCAGGTCTTGCGGCGGCAGCACTCGCACTGAGCGTGCTGGTGCCGGCGACCGCGGCATCCGCTGCCCCCGTGAACGGGCCCGCGAAGACGTCTCTGGCGGGCTTCTCGGCGGGGAACATCATCAGCGACGCCGTGTTCACGAGCAAGAACACGATGACCGAGGCGCAGATCCAGGCCTTCTTCAACTCCAAGGTCAAGACCTGCCAGAAGGGGTACACCTGCCTGAAGGACTTCCGGATGACATCGGTCACCCGGCCGGCCGACGCCTACTGCAAGGGGTACACGGGGGCGGCCAACGAGAGCGCCGCACGCATCATCTACCGCGTGTCGCAGGCCTGCAACATCAATCCCCAGGTGCTGATCGTGATGCTGCAGAAGGAACAGGGCCTGGTCACGCACACCTGGCCCAGCGACTGGCGCTACAGCGCCGCCCTCGGGCAGGGATGCCCGGACACCGCTCCCTGCGACCCGAAGTTCGTCGGCTTCTTCCACCAGATCTACGGCGCCGCGCGGCAGATGCAGATCTACATGGAGGGGAAGTACTTCGCCTGGTACGCGCCGGGGAAGACCTGGAACATCCTCTACAACCCGAACAAGGCCTGCGGCACGTCGCCGGTCCACGTCGCCAACAAGGCGACGTCGGCGCTCTACTACTACACGCCCTACCAGCCGAACGCCGCTGCGCTGAAGGCCGGATACGGCACGGGCGACTCCTGCTCGGCGTACGGCAACCGCAACTTCTACAACTACTTCACGGACTGGTTCGGGTCGACGCAGAAGCCGGCGTCGGTGCTCAATCCGCTCAACGACATCGGTGATCTGTACGCACATCTCGGCAATGCCACGGGTGTGCTCGGCAAGGCCACGAACAGCCCCGCGTGCACCTCGTCCACGGCGCGTTGCACCGTGACGTATGCGAACGGGATCATCACCTGGACGAAGGCGCTCGGCGCGCTGACGGTCTACGGGCCGGTGTACAAGCAGTACGTGGCACAGGGGGGCCTGGGCGGCAGCCTCGGGTACCCGAAGGAGACGCCCAAGGCGGTCACCGATCCGAACGGAGACGGCATCGCCCAGCAGTTCGACAGGGGATGGATCCACCAGTCGGCTGCGGGGACGTTCGCCTCGACGACACGGACGATGACGGCGTACAGCGCCGCGGGCTGGCTGCGTGGCTACCTCGGATGGCCGACCAGCAGAGAAGTCTGCACCGCTGCATCCTGCGTGCAGGATTTCGCGGGCGGACTGATCGGCGCGTTCACCGGCAAGCCGGCGTTCGCCGTCTCGAAGACGACCTCGAAGTCGATCGATGCGCTCTACACGAAGCAGGGCGGCTCGACAGGGAAGCTCGGCGCCCGCGCGGCGGATCGTCAACTCGTCGACGACCCTCATGGTGACGGTCTCGCGCAGAAGTATCAGAAGGGGTGGATCCACGCATCTGACAGGGGGACATTCTCGTCGTCGTCCGCCATCATGACGGGATACAGCAACGCGGGCTGGCTGCGAGGATTCCTGGGCTGGCCGACTGCGGCCGAACAGACGGTCACGGATCCGAACGGAAACGGCGCCGCACAGGCATTCGAAGGCGGGTGGATCCACTCCTCCTCGAAGGGCGTCTTCAGCAGTTCCGCCCGCATCATGGCGGCGTTCAGCGCCGCGGGCTGGGTGCGCGGAGCTCTCGGCTGGCCGACGAGCGCCGAGATCTGCACGGGCGCGTCGTGCACTCAGACGTTCTCAGGCGGAATCATCAGCTTCGCCGGCAAGGATGCGGCGAAGACGGCGGTCGGCGTCACGCCCGCAGCCATCGCGAAGGCGCACACAGCCGCCGGCGGCGACAAGGGCGCCCTGGGCAGGGCCGCGAACGCGGTGCAGATCGTCGCTGACGGGCATGGCGGGGGCCTGGCGCGGAAGTTCGCCGGCGGCTGGATCCACTCATCCGCAGCCGGGACCTTCTCCTCATCGACCCCCATCATGACCGCATACAGCGCTGCCGGGTGGCTGCGAGGATCGCTGGGCTGGCCCACCAGCAAGGAGAGCTGCTCGGGCACATACTGCTCGCAGTCGTTCCAGGGCGGGGTCATCGCCTACACGAAGGGCAAGGCCGCGGTCGTGCTGACCGGGGTTGCTCCGGGGGCGATCGACACGGCGTACAAGGCGAGCGGCGGCAGCACTGGACCGATGGGCGCTGCTGCGGCGCAGGTGCAGGTGGTGAAGGACCCCCACGGCAACGGTCTGGCCCGAAAGTTCGCCAAAGGCTGGATCCATGCCTCGAAGTCGGGAGCGTTCACGTCATCAACGCGGATCATGACCGAGTACAGCGCCGCCGGCTGGCTGCGGGGGCATCTGGGATGGCCAGTCGCCGCGGAGCAGTCCGTGAAGGACAGCAACGGCAACGGTGTTGCACAGCAGTTCGAGAACGGATGGATCCATTCGTCCGACAAGGGTACGTTCACGACGTCCGATCGCATCATGACCGCCTACAGCAGTTCCGGATGGGTGCGCGGGGCGCTGGGGTGGCCCACAAGCGCCGAGATCTGCACTGGCGCCTCGTGCACCCAGGCCTTCAGTGGCGGGATCATCGCGTACTCCGGAAAGAGTGCGGCGCAGGCCGCCACCGGCGTCACCGCTGCGGCGATCGCCAAGGCGCACACGGCAGCGGGTGGCGACCGAGGGGCGCTCGGCAAGGCTTCGAAGGCGGTTCAGATCGTCGCTGACCCGCGCGGCGGAGGCATGGCGCGCCAGTTCGCAGGCGGCTGGATCCATTCCTCGGCGAAGGGCACCTTCTCGTCCTCGACGACGATCATGACCGCGTACAGCAAGGCCGGATGGCTCCGCGGGAAGCTGGGCTGGCCGACCGGCGCGGAGACCTGCACGTCGAGCACCTGCACGCAGCAGTTCACAGGGGGCACGATCAGTTACGTGAAGGGCAAGCCCGCCACCGTCACGTACCGCTGA
- a CDS encoding glycosyltransferase encodes MSVLLRVVLDQLVTVVDPDQAAASLDLTAGLVSTAPRGCAVAAIAPSGSEVPVVGVEDVRTLSMGRRELAASWPLGFAPAVGGGLIHAPTLMAPLVRHDRVHDGDQTVVTLWDLAAWDAPERLSKAAVAWQRGMLRRAVKHADAVVVPSHALAGRLSELASFGDRIRVIAGAPPEGFAEPADAASRRAALQLPERYAVLLGDRDTLAMGFSAAIAAGLDAVVLDAAEGSEPAVVEVASAAGLPERRVHVRGALAAQDRATVLGGAAVVLATSALDAWPWRVVETMLLGTPVVAVDSGVHRDVIADGGLVVAPDEFVDAAVAAAGDDGKRLGVLARDRAKAFSWASSAERTWALHAEL; translated from the coding sequence ATGAGTGTGCTGCTGCGTGTCGTCCTGGATCAGCTGGTGACGGTCGTGGATCCGGATCAGGCGGCCGCCTCGCTCGATCTCACCGCCGGTCTGGTGTCCACAGCACCACGCGGATGCGCGGTCGCGGCGATCGCTCCGTCCGGGTCCGAGGTGCCGGTCGTCGGCGTGGAGGACGTGCGCACGCTCTCGATGGGGCGGCGCGAGCTGGCGGCGTCCTGGCCGCTCGGTTTCGCCCCGGCCGTCGGGGGCGGGCTGATCCACGCACCGACGCTGATGGCACCGCTGGTCCGTCACGACCGGGTGCACGACGGTGATCAGACCGTCGTCACGCTGTGGGATCTCGCCGCATGGGATGCACCCGAGCGGCTTTCGAAGGCAGCCGTCGCGTGGCAGCGCGGCATGCTGCGCAGGGCCGTCAAGCACGCCGACGCGGTGGTCGTGCCCTCGCACGCTCTGGCGGGACGGCTGTCGGAACTCGCCTCCTTCGGCGACCGGATCCGGGTGATCGCGGGCGCGCCGCCGGAGGGATTCGCCGAGCCCGCGGATGCCGCGTCGCGTCGCGCTGCGCTGCAGCTGCCCGAACGATACGCCGTGCTCCTCGGAGATCGGGACACTCTCGCGATGGGCTTCTCGGCCGCGATCGCGGCCGGCCTCGACGCCGTCGTGCTGGATGCGGCGGAGGGGTCGGAACCCGCTGTCGTGGAGGTCGCGTCCGCAGCGGGGCTGCCGGAGCGCCGGGTGCACGTGCGCGGCGCGCTCGCCGCCCAGGACCGCGCGACGGTGCTCGGCGGTGCGGCGGTCGTGCTCGCGACCAGTGCGCTGGATGCCTGGCCGTGGCGTGTGGTCGAGACGATGCTGCTCGGCACGCCCGTCGTCGCGGTCGACAGCGGCGTGCATCGCGATGTGATCGCAGACGGCGGCCTGGTCGTCGCTCCGGACGAGTTCGTCGATGCCGCGGTCGCCGCAGCAGGAGACGACGGGAAGCGTCTGGGAGTGCTCGCACGGGACCGCGCGAAGGCGTTCTCCTGGGCGAGTTCGGCCGAGCGGACGTGGGCGCTGCACGCCGAACTGTAG
- a CDS encoding LCP family protein — protein sequence MTLAPPRERSAPGRPLIETRPLRNPEAADPSFMGRRAWWLVAMNILVPGSAQILAGNRRLGRFGLGATLAGWVLIVLAAGLALFWRDAAITLFTNWFVLTLAQILLLGYAVLWVVLTVDAIRLLRVVRLPMITRFAAPIAALLVLSLATGGAVYGSTIAASSRGAIGSIFGNSGPSLPPSDGYYNILLLGADSGDGRDSMRFDSISVVSVNAETGAATIFGIPRDMPNVPFAKDSPMRKPDLVGFDYRNYFEGHSDRNCGWGSGINQLTNAVQVCRDDKGKGLYPDAAAHGSTPEIEATKDAAEGVLGIKIPYYVFVDMNGFADLIDALGGVHITVEKRLPKGGGPGKTNKPVEEWATGWIDPGEQTMNGDTAQWYARSRYTTSDFDRMKRQRQLQEAILQQFTPQNVVTRFSAVADAGAALADTDLPKDKLPEFFDLIMKAKKQKVATIELTPEGGVSERHPDFGEIHEMVQQALHPPTKTPTP from the coding sequence GTGACGCTGGCGCCGCCTCGTGAGCGCAGCGCGCCGGGCCGTCCCCTGATCGAGACCCGTCCGCTGCGCAACCCCGAGGCGGCGGATCCGTCGTTCATGGGGCGCCGGGCGTGGTGGCTCGTCGCGATGAACATCCTGGTGCCGGGATCCGCCCAGATCCTCGCCGGGAACCGCCGCCTGGGCCGGTTCGGCCTCGGGGCGACCCTGGCCGGGTGGGTGCTGATCGTGCTGGCTGCCGGGCTGGCGCTGTTCTGGCGCGACGCCGCGATCACCCTCTTCACCAACTGGTTCGTGCTGACGCTCGCGCAGATCCTGCTGCTCGGCTACGCCGTGCTCTGGGTGGTGCTCACCGTCGACGCCATCCGGCTGCTGCGCGTGGTCAGGCTCCCGATGATCACCCGGTTCGCCGCTCCGATCGCCGCGCTCCTGGTGCTGTCGCTGGCGACCGGGGGAGCGGTGTACGGCTCGACGATCGCGGCGTCGAGTCGCGGCGCGATCGGCTCGATCTTCGGCAACAGCGGTCCCAGCCTGCCCCCGAGTGACGGGTACTACAACATCCTGCTGCTCGGCGCGGACAGCGGTGACGGGCGGGACTCGATGCGCTTCGACAGCATCTCGGTCGTCTCGGTGAACGCCGAGACCGGGGCGGCGACGATCTTCGGAATTCCGCGCGACATGCCGAACGTCCCGTTCGCGAAGGACAGCCCGATGCGCAAGCCCGACCTCGTCGGGTTCGACTACCGCAACTACTTCGAGGGGCACAGCGATCGGAACTGCGGTTGGGGCTCCGGCATCAACCAGCTCACGAACGCTGTGCAGGTGTGCCGCGACGACAAGGGCAAGGGACTGTACCCGGATGCGGCCGCCCACGGGTCGACGCCGGAGATCGAGGCGACGAAGGACGCCGCTGAGGGCGTGCTGGGGATCAAGATCCCGTACTACGTCTTCGTCGACATGAACGGCTTCGCCGACCTCATCGATGCGCTCGGCGGCGTGCACATCACCGTGGAGAAGCGACTGCCGAAGGGCGGCGGGCCCGGCAAGACGAATAAACCCGTCGAGGAGTGGGCGACCGGCTGGATCGACCCGGGTGAGCAGACCATGAACGGCGATACCGCGCAGTGGTACGCGCGCTCCCGGTACACCACCAGTGACTTCGACCGCATGAAGCGCCAGCGGCAGCTGCAGGAGGCGATCCTGCAGCAGTTCACCCCGCAGAACGTGGTCACCCGGTTCAGTGCGGTGGCGGATGCGGGAGCGGCGCTGGCCGACACGGATCTGCCGAAGGACAAGCTGCCGGAGTTCTTCGACCTGATCATGAAGGCGAAGAAGCAGAAGGTGGCAACGATCGAGCTGACCCCCGAAGGCGGCGTCAGCGAGCGGCATCCGGACTTCGGAGAGATTCACGAGATGGTGCAGCAGGCGCTGCATCCGCCGACGAAGACACCCACCCCCTGA
- a CDS encoding 5-(carboxyamino)imidazole ribonucleotide synthase: MAVRIGVIGGGQLARMMIAPAVELGLDLRVLAEGAGMSAQLAATGVGDYRDLDTVRAFAADVDVITFDHEHVPQEVLRALVADGVPVHPGPDALQYAQDKLVMRAKLAELGAPQPDWAAVHDAAELQAFLDDHGGRAVVKTPRGGYDGKGVMVVSGAAEAADWFGDFDALLVEELVSFTRELAQQVARRPGGEIVAYPVVETVQRDGVCAEVIAPAPDASARLVQVAEGIGRQIAEGLGVTGMLAVELFQTDDERLLVNELAMRPHNSGHWSQDGAVTGQFEQHLRAVADLPLGAATARVPWSVMVNILGGPTEGAIDERFPAAMAAHPDAKIHTYGKASRPGRKVGHVNVTGDDLDDVVYAARAAAAYFA, from the coding sequence ATGGCAGTGCGCATTGGTGTGATCGGTGGAGGTCAGCTGGCCCGGATGATGATCGCCCCGGCGGTCGAACTCGGACTCGACCTGCGGGTGCTGGCCGAGGGCGCGGGGATGTCGGCCCAGCTGGCGGCCACCGGCGTCGGCGACTATCGCGACCTCGACACCGTGCGCGCGTTCGCCGCCGACGTCGACGTCATCACGTTCGACCACGAGCACGTGCCGCAGGAGGTGCTCCGCGCGCTGGTCGCCGACGGTGTGCCGGTGCACCCGGGCCCGGACGCGCTGCAGTACGCGCAGGACAAGCTCGTCATGCGTGCGAAGCTCGCCGAGCTCGGTGCGCCGCAGCCCGACTGGGCGGCCGTGCATGACGCGGCGGAGCTGCAGGCGTTCCTGGACGACCACGGCGGCCGCGCCGTCGTCAAGACGCCGCGTGGCGGATACGACGGCAAGGGCGTGATGGTGGTCTCGGGTGCGGCCGAGGCCGCGGACTGGTTCGGCGACTTCGACGCGCTCCTGGTCGAGGAGCTCGTGTCGTTCACGCGTGAGCTCGCGCAGCAGGTGGCACGGCGGCCCGGCGGCGAGATCGTGGCCTATCCCGTGGTGGAGACCGTGCAGCGCGACGGCGTGTGCGCCGAGGTGATCGCCCCGGCTCCCGACGCGTCGGCCAGGCTGGTGCAGGTCGCCGAGGGCATCGGCCGGCAGATCGCCGAGGGTCTTGGAGTCACCGGGATGCTGGCGGTCGAGCTGTTCCAGACCGATGACGAGCGTCTCCTCGTCAACGAGCTCGCGATGCGCCCGCACAACAGCGGGCACTGGAGCCAGGACGGCGCCGTGACGGGGCAGTTCGAGCAGCACCTGCGCGCAGTGGCGGATCTGCCGCTGGGCGCTGCGACTGCTCGCGTGCCGTGGTCGGTGATGGTCAACATCCTCGGCGGCCCGACAGAGGGAGCGATCGACGAGCGCTTCCCGGCGGCGATGGCCGCCCACCCCGACGCGAAGATCCACACGTACGGCAAGGCCTCGCGGCCGGGACGCAAGGTGGGCCACGTGAACGTGACGGGTGACGATCTCGACGACGTGGTCTACGCAGCCCGCGCGGCGGCGGCGTACTTCGCGTAG
- a CDS encoding PH domain-containing protein — protein MSQPVTLGGRPMMPPPGVPVEELLIARFHGHARRLFWSALLLIAVFGATAFLYDNLPPTFQNWMLLAAAGALLLLGVIVPYLVWRSRSYTITNRRVIVREGLGSRRRREVSHARGYTIGVHRGLLQRMWGAGTITLSNGIDAPLRLVNVPSVNLVHETLADQIEVSQILAHRDAQSGLGTPPPAGPPLAP, from the coding sequence ATGTCCCAGCCCGTCACGCTCGGCGGCCGGCCGATGATGCCGCCGCCCGGTGTCCCTGTCGAGGAACTGCTCATCGCGCGGTTCCACGGGCATGCGCGTCGGCTGTTCTGGTCGGCGTTGCTGCTGATCGCGGTGTTCGGTGCGACGGCCTTCCTCTACGACAATCTGCCGCCGACCTTCCAGAACTGGATGCTGCTGGCCGCTGCGGGTGCGCTGCTGCTGCTCGGCGTGATCGTGCCGTATCTGGTGTGGCGCTCGCGCAGCTACACGATCACCAACCGGCGCGTGATCGTTCGCGAGGGGCTCGGATCGCGCCGACGTCGCGAGGTCTCGCACGCGCGCGGGTACACGATCGGCGTGCATCGAGGCCTGCTGCAGCGGATGTGGGGCGCGGGGACGATCACGCTCAGCAACGGCATCGACGCGCCGCTGCGGCTGGTCAACGTGCCCAGCGTCAACCTCGTGCACGAGACGCTCGCCGACCAGATCGAGGTCAGCCAGATCCTCGCGCACCGCGATGCGCAGTCGGGTCTCGGGACGCCTCCGCCCGCTGGTCCGCCGCTGGCTCCCTGA
- a CDS encoding biotin--[acetyl-CoA-carboxylase] ligase, with translation MDLPRAAAVAARLDIVAQSPSTNAQLRASADGAPHLTVLLTDHQTAGRGRLDRTWVTPPGSALAISVLLRDLPADPESRGWIPLVAGLAMADAVAAQLPGREVGVKWPNDVLVDGRKICGILAEATADAVIVGSGVNTAMTAAQLPVETATSFAALGATADTDRLVADYVSALNGWIATLGTGKDAERVHAAVTARCLTIGRRVRVELPAEGELRGVATRLDEDGRLVVDADGAEHPISAGDVVHVRAI, from the coding sequence ATGGACCTTCCCCGTGCGGCCGCGGTCGCGGCCCGGCTCGACATCGTCGCGCAGTCGCCGTCCACGAACGCGCAGCTGCGGGCATCCGCCGACGGAGCGCCGCACCTGACCGTGCTGCTGACCGATCACCAGACCGCCGGACGCGGACGCCTGGACCGCACCTGGGTGACGCCGCCCGGTTCCGCGCTCGCGATCTCGGTGCTGCTCCGCGACCTTCCCGCGGACCCCGAGTCGCGCGGCTGGATCCCGCTGGTCGCCGGACTCGCGATGGCGGATGCCGTCGCCGCCCAGTTGCCGGGGCGCGAGGTGGGGGTGAAGTGGCCGAACGACGTGCTCGTCGACGGTCGCAAGATCTGCGGCATCCTCGCCGAGGCGACGGCCGATGCGGTGATCGTGGGCTCCGGGGTGAACACCGCGATGACCGCCGCCCAGCTGCCCGTCGAGACGGCGACGTCGTTCGCGGCGCTGGGCGCGACGGCCGATACCGACCGGCTGGTCGCCGACTACGTGTCGGCGCTGAACGGGTGGATCGCGACGCTGGGCACCGGGAAGGACGCCGAGCGCGTGCACGCCGCTGTGACCGCCCGCTGTCTGACGATCGGCCGGCGGGTGCGCGTCGAGCTCCCCGCTGAGGGTGAGCTGCGCGGCGTGGCGACGCGTCTCGACGAGGACGGGCGCCTGGTGGTCGACGCCGACGGGGCGGAGCATCCGATCTCCGCCGGCGACGTGGTGCACGTGCGCGCGATCTGA
- a CDS encoding CDP-glycerol glycerophosphotransferase family protein: MSVVSDAKKAYSLLRKALASRTAVQRVRRTIAARPPLPEGRFRVAVYFADGAVNMYQMRQWYRPLADLAERWPVVVLSRTATGAERLLAEDAPPVAFVPKVRDLERFIAGQDIRVVLYVNQNTRNFQMFRYGRRWHVFINHGESDKMYMTTNQYKAYDYALVAGQAARDRLSRTLWDYDIDRRTIEIGRPQADHYSGSLPYTPDDRTVVLYAPTWEGDRPSAHYGSIATHGEALVRRLLATGGHRVVYRPHPRSGVVDAEYGAAHRRILSAIAEANRADPAAKHFYDDGPELGWQLAAADVAIVDISAMVYDRLAAGKPLLITRPADDRASIDTKGYLSDCEWLTVDGAADIVAEVERVRADEDAIKKLRMWVQHYFGDTTEGIATEKFHAAIEQLMQKWDDWHAAEIGTLDSEEDDDDEEAKDEDE, translated from the coding sequence GTGAGCGTGGTGTCCGATGCGAAGAAGGCCTATTCCCTGCTGCGGAAGGCTCTCGCGTCGCGCACGGCGGTGCAGCGGGTGCGTCGCACGATCGCCGCGCGGCCGCCGCTTCCCGAGGGGCGCTTCCGCGTCGCGGTGTACTTCGCCGACGGCGCCGTGAACATGTACCAGATGCGTCAGTGGTACCGGCCGCTGGCCGACCTCGCCGAACGCTGGCCCGTCGTCGTGCTGTCGCGCACCGCCACCGGCGCTGAGAGGCTGCTCGCCGAGGATGCTCCGCCCGTCGCCTTCGTGCCGAAGGTGCGCGACCTGGAGCGCTTCATCGCCGGGCAGGACATCCGCGTCGTACTGTACGTGAACCAGAACACCCGCAACTTCCAGATGTTCCGGTATGGGCGGCGCTGGCACGTGTTCATCAACCACGGCGAGTCCGACAAGATGTACATGACCACCAACCAGTACAAGGCGTACGACTACGCGCTGGTGGCGGGGCAGGCCGCGCGCGACCGTCTCAGCCGGACGCTGTGGGACTACGACATCGACCGTCGCACGATCGAGATCGGCCGTCCGCAGGCCGACCACTACTCCGGGTCCCTGCCCTATACGCCCGACGACCGCACGGTCGTGCTGTACGCGCCGACCTGGGAGGGCGATCGCCCGTCGGCGCACTACGGCTCGATCGCCACGCACGGCGAAGCTCTCGTCAGGAGACTGCTGGCCACGGGCGGGCACCGGGTCGTCTACCGGCCGCATCCGCGCAGCGGTGTGGTCGACGCCGAGTACGGTGCCGCGCACCGCCGCATCCTCTCCGCGATCGCCGAGGCGAATCGTGCCGACCCCGCAGCGAAGCACTTCTACGACGACGGTCCCGAGCTGGGCTGGCAACTCGCCGCTGCGGATGTCGCGATCGTCGACATCTCGGCGATGGTCTACGACCGCCTCGCCGCGGGCAAGCCGCTGCTGATCACCAGGCCCGCCGACGACCGCGCCTCGATCGACACCAAGGGCTACCTCTCGGACTGCGAGTGGCTCACCGTCGACGGCGCAGCAGACATCGTCGCCGAGGTCGAGCGCGTCCGAGCGGACGAGGACGCGATCAAGAAGCTGCGGATGTGGGTGCAGCACTACTTCGGCGACACCACTGAAGGGATCGCCACCGAGAAGTTCCACGCCGCGATCGAGCAGCTCATGCAGAAGTGGGACGACTGGCACGCCGCCGAGATCGGCACGCTCGACTCCGAAGAGGACGACGACGACGAAGAGGCGAAGGACGAGGACGAGTGA
- a CDS encoding endonuclease domain-containing protein, translating into MKLPLQLGERFHVRDAASAGIRRGRRDARDLHRPFRGIRAKDEPVTFEDVVRCYALRMRATHRLVGRSAMRVWGLPLPWPWIQQEELEIAVLPDAAPPRTSGVRGRRLAAKRAETSTVTGLRVVDPIAACFSVASELTVDQAVAALDAVVTIADNYPGLVGPRPMATISEIEEKLLVWGRFPGCRTIHRAVEKVCERVESPKETETRLLLIDSGLPVPQVQFEVWDGAEHIGRVDLAYPELKIAIEYEGDHHRTDKDQWRRDIQRQRRLEELGWIVIRLTELDLADNSEALIARIRDAIARRATAA; encoded by the coding sequence GTGAAGCTTCCCCTCCAGCTCGGGGAGCGATTCCACGTGCGGGATGCGGCCTCGGCCGGTATCCGCCGAGGCCGTCGGGATGCTCGTGACCTGCATCGCCCGTTTCGCGGCATCCGCGCGAAGGACGAACCCGTCACGTTCGAGGACGTCGTGCGATGCTACGCGCTCCGGATGCGCGCGACGCACCGCCTCGTCGGGCGCTCGGCGATGCGCGTGTGGGGGCTGCCGCTGCCTTGGCCGTGGATCCAGCAGGAAGAGCTCGAGATCGCGGTACTTCCGGATGCCGCACCGCCCCGCACCTCGGGCGTGAGAGGCCGGCGGCTGGCGGCCAAGCGGGCTGAGACCTCGACCGTCACCGGCCTGCGGGTGGTCGACCCGATCGCTGCATGCTTCAGCGTGGCATCCGAGCTGACCGTCGATCAGGCGGTGGCCGCCCTCGACGCGGTGGTGACGATCGCCGACAACTACCCGGGACTGGTCGGGCCCCGCCCGATGGCGACGATCTCGGAGATAGAGGAGAAGCTCCTGGTATGGGGCCGGTTCCCGGGTTGCAGGACCATCCATCGCGCGGTCGAGAAGGTATGTGAGCGTGTGGAGTCTCCGAAGGAGACCGAGACCCGGTTGCTGCTGATCGATTCAGGCCTGCCCGTGCCGCAGGTGCAGTTCGAGGTCTGGGACGGCGCGGAGCACATCGGCCGAGTCGATCTGGCGTACCCGGAACTCAAGATCGCCATCGAGTACGAAGGTGACCACCACCGTACCGACAAGGATCAGTGGCGCCGCGACATCCAGCGTCAGCGACGCCTGGAGGAGTTGGGCTGGATCGTGATACGGCTCACCGAACTCGACTTGGCAGACAACAGCGAGGCGCTGATCGCTCGCATCCGTGACGCGATCGCACGGCGCGCCACCGCAGCCTGA